The Acinonyx jubatus isolate Ajub_Pintada_27869175 chromosome D1, VMU_Ajub_asm_v1.0, whole genome shotgun sequence genome includes a window with the following:
- the LOC106986502 gene encoding olfactory receptor 2D3: protein MGEENQTSVAEFIFFGLSQDLKTEILLFTLFLIIYLLTVFGNLLIIILTFMDSRLHTPMYFFLRNLSFADLCFSTSIVPQVLVHFLVKRKTISFFGCMTQIIVFLLVGCTECALLAVMSYDRYVAVCKPLHYSTIMTHQVYLQLAIGSWASGALVSLVDTTFTFQLPYQGQNIINHYFCEPPALLKLASADTYSTEMAIFAMGVVILLAPVCLILVSYWNIISTVIQMQSGEGRLKAFSTCGSHLIVVILFYGSGIFTYMRPNSKTTKERDKMISVFYTVVTPMLNPIIYSLRNKDVKGALRKLAGRKSFFQRQ, encoded by the coding sequence ATGGGCGAGGAAAACCAAACCTCTGTGGctgagtttattttctttggcCTTTCACAGGACTTGAAGACCGAAATCCTGCTATTTACtctttttctcatcatttatcttttgactgtatttggaaaccTGCTCATCATCATTCTCACCTTCATGGATTCTCGACTTCACACTCCCATGTACTTTTTTCTTAGAAACCTCTCTTTCGCAGATCTCTGTTTCTCTACTAGCATTGTCCCCCAAGTGTTGGTCCACTTCCTTGTAAAGaggaaaactatttctttttttggatgtATGACACAGATAATTGTCTTCCTTCTGGTTGGGTGTACAGAGTGCGCACTGCTGGCGGTGATGTCTTATGACCGGTATGTGGCTGTCTGCAAGCCCCTGCACTACTCTACTATCATGACCCACCAGGTGTATCTCCAATTGGCCATAGGATCCTGGGCCAGTGGGGCACTAGTGTCTCTGGTGGATACCACCTTTACTTTCCAACTACCCTATCAAGGACAGAACATTATTAATCACTACTTTTGTGAACCTCCTGCCCTCCTGAAGCTGGCTTCAGCAGATACTTATAGCACAGAAATGGCCATCTTTGCAATGGGCGTGGTCATCCTCTTAGCTCCTGTCTGCCTGATCCTTGTCTCCTACTGGAATATTATCTCCACTGTGATCCAGATGcagtctggggaggggaggctcaAGGCTTTCTCTACCTGTGGCTCCCATCTCATTGTTGTCATCCTCTTCTATGGGTCAGGAATATTCACCTACATGCGGCCAAACTCCAAGACCACAAAAGAGCGGGATAAAATGATATCTGTGTTCTATACAGTGGTGACGCCAATGTTGAACCCCATAATTTATAGCCTGAGAAACAAGGATGTCAAAGGGGCTCTCAGGAAACTAGCTGGAAGAAAGTCCTTTTTTCAGAGGCAGTGA